A region from the Sphaerodactylus townsendi isolate TG3544 linkage group LG01, MPM_Stown_v2.3, whole genome shotgun sequence genome encodes:
- the RNF144A gene encoding E3 ubiquitin-protein ligase RNF144A isoform X4, whose translation MVASEIMQRYKKLQFEREVLLDPCRTWCPSSSCQAVCQLQESGPQNPQLVQCQSCDIEFCSACKSIWHPGQGCQENMPITFLPGETSSVFKMEEDDAPIKRCPKCKVYIERDEGCAQMMCKNCKHAFCWYCLESLDDDFLLIHYDKGPCRNKLGHSRASVIWHRTQVVGIFAGFGLLLLVASPFLLLATPFVLCCKCKCNKGDDDPLPT comes from the exons ATGGTTGCATCAGAAATCATGCAGAGATACAAGAAGTTACAGTTTGAAAGAG AGGTGCTCCTGGATCCCTGTCGGACTTGGTGCCCATCTTCATCTTGCCAAGCAGTTTGCCAACTTCAGGAATCGGGACCTCAGAATCCTCAGCTGGTACAATGCCAATCTTGTGACATAGAGTTCTGTTCAGCGTGCAAATCCATATGGCATCCGGGGCAAGGTTGTCAAGAGAATATGCCAATCACCTTCCTCCCGGGGGAGACAAG ctctgtttttaaaatggaagaagaTGATGCTCCAATCAAACGCTGTCCCAAATGCAAGGTTTATATTGAACGGGATGAAGGCTGTGCTCAAATGATGTGTAAAAACTGTAAACATGCCTTTTGCTGGTACTGTTTGGAATCACTTGAT GATGATTTCCTCCTTATACACTATGACAAAGGTCCTTGCCGGAATAAGCTGGGTCATTCCAGGGCATCTGTGATTTGGCATAGAACACAG GTCGTGGGCATCTTTGCAGGTTTTGGTCTGCTGTTGTTAGTGGCTTCTCCTTTCCTTTTACTCGCGACGCCGTTTGTTCTCTGCTGCAAGTGCAAGTGTAATAAAGGAGATGACGATCCGCTGCCGACTTAG